GCATCCTTTATAAACCTTTCCGTGTTGCGCAGGCAACGGGCTCGTAGCTCAGCGGTTAGAGCAGGGGACTCATAATCCCTTGGTCGTAGGTTCGAACCCTACCGGGCCTACCAAGTTTAAACCCCTTGATCCTCTAAGGTTCAAGGGGTTTTTATTATGTTCGGAATGGCAATTTTAGAGGCTTCCGAAATGTCGAAAAACGGTTAAATAACGGTCAAAAACGACCGAAAAATACGTTTTTTGATTGGATAATGGGTATAGTTTTTGACATGGCGAAAGCTCCGAAATTTGAGGTTCAGGCAACTCGGAATGGACTGTTTGCAATCTGTATTCCATCAAATATGTCTTCATCGGGGAAGGGCGGGAAAAGATATTTTAAAAAGAAGTCTGATGCTCTTGATGCACAGACAGGACTTAGGCGTCGCCTCAACCCTTGATCGCAGGTTCGAATTCTACCGGGGATAAAGCTCGTAAATAACTTAACCATAACGGATTAATATTTTTTCTTTTCTCTTTTCCGAGGCGATGTCAAAATGAATCGGGCATTGAGAGATGTACTATGTCATGTTTGACATGTATATTTATTAAGGACTTCAGACTTACCAAGGCTGCGTGCTTCCAGAAGGTTTTTTCATTTCCTACGTAACAGGTACACGCAGTCAGGGAAAGGGGAAATTTCTCATCCGATGGGTTATTAGTGCTTTGACGGATCAAGCTGGGAATGATATCTTATGTAACCTCTCTACTAGAAGAGGATGGTGAAATTCGGGAATCACACCGAATGAACTAGATTTTCGTGAAAAGGTGTAACCAACCGAACATGAGTTACGTCTAGATAGCGAATCCCAACACAATCAAACGCCATGAACGATAATAAAGAAGAAATCAAGATGGATGAGCTCGACGGAATCGTCGGAGGTTCGATGACCGCGACATTGACTCCTTGGACGAACAAGGATGGAATCCCTTGCATTAAGATTGAAGTAACAGGAGGTTCCAGTGTTGGTCACTTGACGATCAAAGCTTCCGACCTTGATAAATACAAGGAACGCCATTCCGACTGGACGTTCAAAATGAACCAGTAGCGTTGCTGCTGAATCCAGCCATCTATATCAGGAGGTAATGGAGAAATCCATTCCTCCTTTTTTTGGTATCTACGGGTTGGCAGGAGCATTAATCACATGTCAAGCTATTCACTATCTGCATATTGCACTGGTGAATCCGATGTTTTCAATCAAGCTTGTTTGAAAGATAGTTCGACAGGCAATCAATTGTCCACAAGCTATTTTCTAGAATCTACGGACTCCTTGTCTATTTTGCAACTGTGTTTCTTTCTCTGCTCAGTTGAAGGTAGATTTTTCAGGTTTTTGATTCCTAATTCTCTCCTGATGTTGGTATTGCCCGTGGAGATGAATCCCCAGCCGCGTTTATTGAAGGCCGGAGTGGGGCCGGAATTGGGCATTCTGGCATTGCCGAGGGATGGAAAGACGAGTGTTGTTCCTAAAGTTTCCGGGGAAAGGAGAATGTGAGGATGACTTCCGGCGATGATGTCGAAACCGGCGGCAGCAAGCCGGCGAGCGCATTCCGTTTGAGCTGGGGTGTATTTGTCTGTGTTTTCTCTTCCCCAGTGGATCATGATGATATTCATATCCGTCCGGTTTTTCCATGAGAGGACGGATTCGAGTAAGACTGCCTGATCTTGCGGAAGTCTTGCCAGATGGATAGTCGGAGAAACAGGTGGATTCAGAGCTTCGTCGTGAGCTGCTCCCCAGACGGCAATCGTGCGTTCCCCGATGCGAACGATGGCGGGCGAAAGGGCTTCTTTGACGGTGGTGCCTGCTCCGACTGTTTGAATGCCCGCATTGTTTAGGTAGCGGATATTTTGGAGAAGACTCTGTGGGCCTCCGTCTTCCGAATGATTGTTGGCGAGTGAGGCGACACGGACTCCGGCTTGTTTGAGCAGGGCAACCTGGCGTTCTGGAGTGGAGAGAAAGGTGTATTTCCTTCCCTGTGGAACATCCTCCCGAGAACATGCGATACTTCCTTCGACATTAGCCATTACCAGGTTGTAATTTTGCAGGGAGTGGCACAGTCTGTCCCAGAGGGTATCTTCTCCGATTGCTACCACGTCACCGAGAAGGGCGATGCTAACTCCGGGTTCAGTATCTCCCAGCGTCCAGACCGAGTGGGAAAAACGTTTGTAGCGCTTCCGGAAGTCGGCCAGTGTCAGAATTTCCGGTTGCCCGGAGAGATGATGGATGACGAGATCTTCCTGTCCCAGGGAACCGAGCGGTGGTTTGTCTTGCCACAAGGCGGCGGAGTGGTTGACGGCATCCACAACAAGACCTGTAGATTGTTCTTCCGGGGTAAAGGGGATTCTGGTGTCTTCAGTCTGCAAATTGCCGAGGAGGCGCATGTACCGGGTGAGTTCCCGGGGACTGCTCCAGGGGATACGGTGGCCGTTTCTTCTCCAGGCGTAACAGATCATGTTGGCACAGTCATTGCCTAGCCCGGTGCCTGCAATCCATTGTCCCATGTACGGAATACTGCCGGCCCCATACATGTAGGGCGTGCCGAATTGCTCGGATAGGGCGGAGTGGAACCCCTCTCCCTCGGTGATGGCGATTGTAGCGGGCAGGCTTTCCCAAACCTGGCTTCCGGCCAGTATGGCGACTTTCCACCACGAGCGCCCCAGCGTGATGCCGCGCCTCCAAGTGTCGTTGTCCAGGAAAGGATCCTCGGTTTCCGCGACGAATTGTTCTTTCCAGAGGATACAGTTTCCGGCATGTCCGGTGAAACTGGCCCCCTTGCTGTCTTCCGGCTTGAGATTGGCTATGGAGGCAACTGGGGTGAGACGGTACCAGCGGTAACGCCGGGGGATGACAGGAAGATCGTAGATGTCTCCGGCTTCCAGATGGTGGCGTTGCCCGGCATCCATGCGCCATGTCCCGTCCAGCGACGCTTGTATATCCGTGAGGCCGACTTTCGGCACTGTTTTTTTGTGGGATTCGAGGATGTTTTCCCACGTTACATCCGGCCGGGCGGAGGAGAAGCGGCTGCGGTGTGCGGCCAACAATGCCCACAGGGAATCTGGTGCCTGTTTCCAATCCAGCTGCGGGATGGATTTTCCCTGCTTTTTGAAACTGGTTGCCATACGCGAAGTATCCTTTTCCGGCAATGGACACCCGTTGAGCAGAACATGTGCCGGATGGGTCTGAAGTGAAAGCCGGATAGCTTTTTCCCAAAGCCGCCAAGCGGTTGCATCATCCTTGTGCCATGGGCGGGAAAGACAGATGCTGATGGCACACAGGTTGTATAGTCCGGTGACCTGTTTCCAGCATTCTTCCAAGGCTTCTTCCGGGTGGAAAGCGTTGGCGAAAGCATCCAGATCGATGCTTGCCAGCCACGGCAGACCTTGGTCATTGGGCAATTCTTCCCAGCGAGAGATGGTTTTCCATCGCTTGCTTAATGAGCCGCATTCCCGAGGATCGATTTCGAGACGACCGTCCAGATAGGCGACGGCGTCCTGTGTCAATTCGTCAGGGGTCTGGTTCTGCAGTAATTCCTTTGCCGGCATCCAGTAAACGGAGGCAACTGGACGCGGCATCAGAGGTTCCAGCCAGTTGTAGCATTGGATACGTCCTTCTTTTCTCCATTGGTCGAGACGCCGTGCCCGTTGCCTGAGATTGCTTATGCTTAGGACACCGTCGCGGATGGCATCGGAATTGGTCGCAGCATTGGAATCCGGATGGGCATCAACGAGCAGAAGCCTGTAATCCCGTGTACGGTCTGTTGTTTCCGTAAAGAAGGTGAAACTGCCAGTATGGCTTTGTTCCAGATAAATTACCGGCACAGCGGCATATGAACCCCATATCCATGCTACTGCGAGTAGGGAAAAGAGACGGCGCATGGTCAACGGCAGGGGGGAAGATGGGGCTTTTGTGAGAGTTTGCGATAGAGTTTCAGATTCGAAATGCCAGTCTGCTTTAGGCCTTTTGGGTTGTGATAGACGGATTTGATGACAAGTTTGAGGGAGGAGATTTTGAATGGACAATCATTCAGGGAAATCCAGCGATCTATTGGTTCCTCGCTGGATTCAAACCTGACGGGGCGTTGCCAGGTCCCACCATTGACAATGACTTGCATGGTTTCGATGTTGTCGTAATTGCGATTTTGTTCGGCTGGTTTTCCATTGCCCTGATTGTTTGGACCAAGGACTCCGGGATAGAGAGAGATGGCTCCGATACGGGCGGGTTCCGGAAGGGTGATCGTGAGAGATTCTTCTCGTTCCGGAGTCATAGGTTCACTGATCCATGTTCGAGAGTTGTTTGGTTTGTAGAGGAAATTGAAGGTCTTGTTCAATTTCACAGCTTTGTTTGCCATGGAAGAGACGGTGATTTTGGATGAACCAATGTCCATGCCTTTGTACCATTTGCCCAAGCGGTTGAAGACGTAAGCGCTGTTGGTCGTTTGTTCCCAGTCGTTACTGAAACCATCCCCTTGGTAGTGAGATCCCATCTCGGGAAGAACCTGGATGATAATGTCGTCCTTCAAACCGGGCTTGAGGTTGTCGAATTGCCAGATCCAACTGTGACCGGAACGTTTGAAGCGATTGACGGGGGATTTGAAGACGACTTCGTCGGTATCGACTGAACGAGCTCTGATGGTGATGCTGCCCCGTTTGATTGGCCCGTTCCAGACGGCGGCTGTGGAGAGGCGATACACCATATTCCGAGGGACGACGGTTATATTTTCGCTGACGCTGTAATCACTCTCCTTGATGTGCTTCATTTTGGTTTCTATGACCAATTCCGCTTGTTCATGTGCTTGCAGTTCCATGGTGGAAACAATCCAGCCATACATGGATAGATTGGCTGTTTTATCTTCTTCAAGGGGGACGGATTGTAGTTGCAATTCGTTTGGCAGCTCTTTTCCGTTCAGGCTGGCTTTGTAAGCTAGGACAGGATTGTCCGAGGGGCGTTTCGATGAGTCGGAGATGGAAGAAATATATTGTACGTCCGGATTTGCTTGGGTTTCAACTGGGAAGCCGAAACGGACGGTGACGGGGGCATTCGTTGTGTTCCTGAGCTTGTATTTGACATGAATATCGGCGTAAGTGTTCCACAATTCGATGACAAGGTCTTCCTCTTCCATGGCAACCTGGCTGACTCCTTCGAGCTCGAAGGGCAGGACATTGCCTCCCCCTCCTCCTTCCGGACTGTTGTAGCCTCCCCCATTGCCCAAGGCACAGGGAACAAGCGAAAGCCCCGCCAACAGGAGGCCGAGGAAAAGTTTCTCCAACATATTAATCTACGGATTAATGTGAAATTGAGGAAAGAAGCAAGACAAAATGAAGATGATTTTGAGAATGGAAGCTCAGGACTGCGTTCCTTTGAGATTGAAATGGGAGAATAATTGTAATATGTTTTCTCCAGCATTAATTTACAGATCATGTCGCTGCGTTCCATTCTCCTGACTTCCTGTTCCGTGTTGCTGTGTGCATCCGCTTTTGCGGCTATCCCCGGTAATGCTCAGAAGGCCCCTGTGCCGGAACCGGTTCCTTTCAAGCCTCGGGCGATCGATCTGGACTTTTGTCCCGGTGGCATTGCTCTGGATGGCGACACTCTCTACATTGCCGTCGTGGGGCAGGAACCGAAAACCGGAGAGAAGGATGAGGACGGTGGCGTGGCAAAACTCAATCTTGCCGATGAAAATGCCAAACCGGAGATGATTACCGAAAAGGGGTTGTACAACAGTCCTACGGGAATTTGCGTTCAGGGTGACTACCTCTGCCTCAGTGATGTGGACAATGTGTATATCATCAATAAGAAGAATGCGGATCTTGATGGCGGGATCAGCGTTTCCCTGGATTTGCCGATGAAGCAACTCGACGGCATTACGTCGTTGGGCGATGGACGCGTGATTGTGGCAAGCCGTGACCTGAATAAGATTTACATTGGCGATATTCGTTCCAAAACTTTCGCGGAAATTGTGACGAAGGAACCGCTCCATGCTCCCAGCGGCGTTTTCTGGGACAAGGAGAACAAGATTCTCTACGTGGTGGAAGATGCCACGGAAACCGTCAACAAAAAGGAGAAACCGTCTGGCCGCATTTTGGCCGTCGATATTACTTACGGGACCGTGACGGAGATGGAAGGCATGGCAGGCAAGAAACTTCGTGGAGAATACGGAGCGGTCGCCAGTGATGGCAAGATGCTGTATTTCAGTGATAATTCCAAGGAAGGGTTCCCGGAATCCCTCCAGCGTTTGGATCTGAAGATCAGGCGTACAACGAATGTGGCTCCTCTGGCGATGAAGGGGATTTCCCATTTCCTCATCCATGGCAATCAGTTGATTGTACCGGCGATGAAGGACAAAAAAATCTACATTTTCTACATCAAGAAATAGGAAGCTTCTCTCGTTTCCTCTTGCTCTTTCCCTCTTCTCTGGGAAGGGAAAGGTGGCGTTTTTTCTTCATGACAGGCGGGAAGTGTTGCGTTTGGCATTTGCAAATGTCTGGCCCGGAATGTATCATCACGGGCATGCAACAGTCGTATTGTTCCAGCCTGTACAGGTACCAACGCCGGACTACACGCGAGGTGATGGTCGGAAATGTCGGAATCGGAGGAGGGAATCCCATTCGCATCCAGTCCATGCTGACGTCCGACACACGGGATACGGAGGCATGCGTGCGCGAAGCCTTGCAATTGGCTGATGCCGGATGTGAAATTATCCGTCTGACAGCCCAGACTAAAGTATTTGCCGCTAATCTGGAACATATCTCCCGCGAACTGAGAAGGGCCGGATGCTCGGCTCCTTTGGTGGCGGATATTCATTTCAAACCGGATGCTGCGATGGAAGCGGCTAAGTGGGTGGAGAAGATCAGGATCAATCCGGGTAATTTTATCGATAAAAAGAAGTTTGAAGTTCGCGACTACACGGACGATGAGTATGAAGCCGAGCTGGATCGTGTCCGGAAGGAGTTTACTCCGCTCGTTCAGTTTTGCAAGGAACACGGTCGTGCCATGCGTATCGGTTCCAACCATGGTTCGTTGTCCGACCGTATCCTGAACCGTTATGGCGATACTCCGGAGGGGATGGTGGAAAGCGCCTTGGAATTCGCGCGTATTGCTCGTGACCTGGACTATCATCAGTTGGTTTTTTCAATGAAATCCTCGAACGTAAAGGTGATGATAGCGGCTTATCGTTTGCTCGTCCGACGCCTGTACGAGATGGGGGACGATTGGAATTATCCGATCCACCTGGGCGTGACGGAGGCCGGTGGCGGCGAAGACGGACGGATTAAGAGTGCGGTGGGCATCGGTTCTCTGCTTCAGGACGGCATTGGGGATACCTTGCGTGTTTCCCTGACGGAGGACGCTGTGTGCGAAGTCCCTGTCGCTTTTGCTCTTGCAGCCCCGTTCCAGCCCTCCGTGAAGGCGGATTCTCCCGAACTGCCTGTCGCAGAACCTCCCGCTCCGTTCGATCCTTATGCCTACGAACGCCGCATGGCCGGGCTGGCAATGTGTTATGGTGTCCGTCTCGGGTGGGACAATCCCGTCCGGGTAGCTCTGCCCCATGAGGCCTTTGACGTGCTTTCGCGCGAACGCGATGCCTTGGGTGAGTTTATCCCGGAACTGGATCTCGACAGGCTGGAACCCGTTGCTGTCGATCCTCTGGATGATGAAGCTGTCGAACAATTGACGGAACTGCCAGAACCTACCGTGGTGACTGTGAAGGACGGTTGCCCAATGGATGTTGCCGATGCCTTCCGACTGCTGGCGGCACGGATTGAAGGGCGTCATCCGATCTTGCTGAAGGATACTCTTTCCCCGGATTCTTCACCGGGCGGAGAGTTGGCCTTGTTGCAGGCCGCCCGTGCTATCGGGAGTTTGTTGAGCGACGGCATTGGGGACGCGGTGCTTGTCCAGGGAGAAAAGGATCCCCATGCGGCTTTGTTCCTTTCCTACAATATTCTTCAGGCAAGCGGTTCCCGTCTGACGAAAGCTGACTATGTGTCCTGTCCATCCTGCGGGAGAACCTTGTACAACATTCAGGAAGCTACGGCGCGCATCAAGGCTGCAACCGGACATCTGAAGGGGGTGAAAATCGCTGTGATGGGGTGCATTGTCAATGGCCCGGGCGAGATGGCCGATGCCGACTTCGGCTATGTGGGCGGTGCCCCCGGCAAGATCAATTTGTATGTGAAGAAGGAGCCGATCCGATTTAACATTCCTCAGGAGGAAGCCGTGGACTGCCTGGTCGATTTGATCCGGGAACATGGACGCTGGGTGGATCCCGCTTCCTGAGGAGGATTTCTCTATGGGAAACACGGACATGGTTGCACCGGAACAGGATGATGCTCCTTCCTTGTTGATTAGCGGGGGAAATGGAGGGCTGGCCCGGTGTGTGCGGCAGTTTTTTGGGGATCGCGGCTGGCGTGTTGTGGCGCCTTCCCGTATGGAACTGGATGTGCGTGATTGTGTGGGAGTAGAGGAGTTTGTGGCTTCGCATGGTTCCTTCGATTGCGTGATCTGCAATGCGGGAATAACGGGAGACCAGTTGCTGATGCGCCAGTCGGAGACCCGCTGGGATGAAATCATGGATGTGAATTTGCGTGGTGCTGCCTGGTGTGCCGCAAGTGCCGCCCGTGGCATGAAACGTGTGCGGAAACCGGGCAGTATTGTCCTTGTCGGATCTTATACTGCTTTGCACCCGGGCGCCGGACAGGCTCTTTATGCTGCTTCCAAGGCTGCTTTGGTGGGCCTCATGAAATCTCTTGCCCGCGAATGGGGTGGGGACGGTATCCGCGTCAATCTGGTGCTTCCCGGTTTTATGGAGACTCCGATGACAGAGAGATTACCGGATCATGTGTTTGAGAGAGCCCGGAAAAAACATGTGCTGGGCGCTTTCAACACTCCGTCCCATGCGGCGGAGTTTCTGTATTTCCTGCACGCATCCATGCCGTTGACCTCGGGACAGGTCTTTTCCCTGGATAGCCGGATTTTGTAAAACTCCTGCCAAGTGTGCTGCATGGGTTATTTGGATAGCCTGAGCACGGGGGCTGTTTTGCCTTTCAGGGCTTCCGGAGTCAGGATAATGCCTTCCGGCGTAATATCCGGAGCAGGGGAGCCGTCCAGGAATTCGGCTTTGGAAAATCCCTTGGGCATGGGGATGACGAGGGCTTCCTTGCGTTCCTGGGAGGAGGGCTGCATGATGAACAGATAGGTGTTTTTGCCTTTGGTCGTGGCGGCAACTCCTTCGGGGAGGTCTGGAATGGAAACCGGACGCGTTTCATAGACGGCTTCACCATGAATCCTCAACCAGGATCCGACTCCTTTCATGGCCAGGGAAATGGCCATGGGGATAGTGCCGTCCGCCTGAGGGTTGACATTCAACAGGAGATTACCCCCTTTGACAGTACATTCGGCTAGCTTTAGAACGAGTTCGTCTTTGCTCTTGATATTGGTATCATGGCGGTTGTATCCCCATTTGTCGCCGATAGTCATGCACGCTTCCCAGTCGATTCCGGAATAGCCTTCCGTAGGGATACTCTTTTCTGGAGTTGTGAAATCTCCGCAGCGCAGGTCAAGCCCGTCGAGTTTGGTCAGTCCGAGGCCGGTGAACGAGTAGAGGCGGTTGTTCATGATGATGCCGGGTTGGAGCTTGCGGGCCATCTTGATGAGTTCCGGAGCGTTCCATCCCGTTTTCCCTTGCATGTCTCCCTGGGAGTAGTCCCACCAGATGACATCGACTTTGCCGTAATTGGAGAGGAGCTCTTTGACTTGGGCCTGGAGGTATTTCTTGTAAGCCTCCTGATCCCGGGGAATTTGTTTGGATTCCAGCATGGCGGCCTGCTGCTTGGGATAGCACAGGTCGGGACAGATTGTGTAGTCGTAGGAAGGGTGGTGCCAGTCGATGACGGAATGGTAAAGGCCGATACGGATGTTTTTGGCACGGAAGGCATCGGCATATTCTTTGACGAGGTCTCGTCCGCTCTTGTGGTCGAAGGCATCGAAGTCGGAGACGTCACTCTTGAAGAGGGCGAAGCCGTCGTGGTGTTTGGTCGTCATGACGGCATAGCGGCAGCCGGCCGCTTCGGCGAGTTCGGCCCATTCTTGGGCGAAATTCTCTTTGGGTTGGAAAAGAGGCAGAGCTTCCGCTGCGTAGGTGTCGGTGTCCAGTTCTGCGTTCTTCTGGATCCATTCCGATCCCATGGGCTTGCCCTTCCAGTCTCCGGCCAGTCCGGAGTAAAGTCCCCAGTGGATGAACATGCCGAACTTGGCATCGCGCCACCATTTCATGCGGGCATTGCGTTCTTCTTCGGATTCCGTATAGGCGGCGTGCTGGTCGTCGGATTTCCGAGGATCCGGGGCTGCTTGTTGTACGGCTGGTACGGGAGTTGCTTTGTCTTTTTGGACTGGCGTATCGTCAGCAATGCCCGGCAGCATCGCACAGAACAAGAGTGCCAGGAGAGCGGGGGCGGATGGATGCGGGCGGCATTTCATGGGAAAGGGGGAGGGAGATGATGGAAGGCGGTTTATATGGTATCCACGTTGGGATAGCTGCCGATGGTTTTGAGGATGGAACAGTTCTGTTCCACTTCTTTCAGCGCGCTCAGAAGGGGCTCTTCCCGGGAATGACCGACAATATCGACATGGAAGACGTATTCCCAGTTGACGACCTTGGATGGACGGGATTCGATGCGCGTCAGATCGATGTTGTAGCGGCGGAAAATGTCGAGAACCTTGACGAGCGTCCCCGGCTTGTGATTGATCTGGAAGAGAATGGATGTCCGGTCATTACCGGTGGGCTGGGTCTCCTGCTTGCCGATGATGGCGAAGCGCGTCGTGTTATTGCAGTTGTCCTGAATATCCTCCGCCAGCAGTTCGAGTCCGAAAAGTTCCGCACAAAGAGGGCTGGCAAGGGCTGCTGCTCCGTCCCCGGCATGTTCCTTGGCAATTTGGGCAGCCTTGGTGGACGAAGTGGTGGCGACAATGTCGGCTTCCGGGTAGTGGCGGTGCAGCCAGTTGCGTGTTTGCCCGAGGATCTGGGGGTGGGAATAGATGGTGGTGATCCTGTCTTTCGGCGCTGAGGAAATGAGACCGTTGCGGATGCGTAGGTGAATTTGCGAACAGATTTTGAGTGGAGATTGGACGAAAAGATCCATGACGGCTGTGACGGCACCCTCTGTGGAGTTTTCCACCGGGACGACTCCGTAATTGGCCTTGCCTCGGCTGACTGCGTCAAATATATCGGCAAAGTTCGGTTCCGGTATCAGTTCTACGCTATGACCGAATTGTTTGAGAGCCGCCTGGTGGGACCATGTACCGGGAGGCCCCAGATAGGCGACGCGGATATTGCCTTCAAGCAGGAGGCCGCAGGAGATGATTTCCCTGTAGATGGAATAAAGCGCTTCCTTGGGGAGGACGCCGTTGTTGAGTTTCTCCAGTTTCTGCATGAGCAACGCTTCTCTTTCCGGTACGGAAATCGGGGCGTTGCGGGCCTTTTTGTATTCGCCGACCTGGCGTACGAATTCGTATCTGTTTTTCAGCAGGTTGACAATTTGGGCATCAATGCCGTCGATGCTGTTGCGTAACTCGGAGAGATCCATGGAAAACTGACTGATGATGTGTGAAATTGGCAGATTGACGTCTGAGGCTGGCTCCCCGGGAGGAACTGCCGCAGAGTATAAAAAGAGCCTGTGGGTAATCAAGAGGAATCGGGCTTTGCCGGGACATGATGGCACTGATTCGTGCTCTTCCTTGGAAACGGGAAGGAAAACCTCCATGAATCGTGAAATTGGCAAGGGCTAAATTTTGAGATGAATGGGAAAATGTAGAGGATTCTTGGCGGCGCGTGGAGGATGTGGTAAGGTGAGAGCCTGATCAACCATGAGCAGGGCGTTAAAAAGGATTTTCGTGCATGGGTTCCCGTCGCTTTACGGCGGGGCGGGGACGGAGCTGCACCACCAGATGATCGTGTGGCGGAAGATGGGGATGGATGTCCACCTCATCCCGACCGGGGACGGTTTCTACCCGGAAGACCTTTATGTGGAACTGCTGCGGCTGGGGGTGGTCATCCACGCGGCGGACGACTGGACGGCTCTGGAGCCGGGCGACCCGGTGATGGGGTTCTGCAACAGCGAGTTTCTGGACGCCATCCCGGAGATCCGGAAACATACGAAGCGCACCGTCTTTGTGAACTGCATGACATGGCTCTTCGACAAGGAGAAGGAATTGATGAAGGAAGGGCTGATTGCCATGTTCCTTTACCAGAACGAGGAGGTGAGGCAGAAGAACATGCCCCTCCTGCAAGGGCTGAACGCGGACCCGTCCGTCCGGTTCATGACGTTTAAGCCGTACTTCCACAGCGACGCCTTCCCCTTTATTACGGAGAGGACGGACGAGTATTTCGGGTGCGGACGGATTTCCCGCCAGGACGCGGACAAGTTCGCCCGAAACACGCTGCAAATCTATGAATACTTCGTCTCCCCGGTGCCCAAGCGCGGCCTCTTCCTGGGATTCGACCACCGGAGCGAGGAGAAGATCGGCAAGCCCTACGACTGGATCAGGACGGCGCGGGACCAGACGGAAGTCTCCCAGCAGGAGTTTTACAAGCACTGCAAGATCGTGCTGCAACCCACGGACACGACGGAGAACTGGCCGCGCGTGGGCTTCGAGGCGATGGCCTCCGGCAGCGTGCTGATTGTCGATAACCGGGGCGGGTGGCGGCAGATGGTGGAGCACGGCAGGACCGGCTGGCTCTGCGACCATGAGAGGGACTTTATCTACTACGCCTCCCGGATGGCATACGAGCCGCACTGGCGCGACGACATGGCGGAGGCGGCGCGGGAGCGCGGCCTGGAACTCGGCGGGCTGGAAGCGTCATCCGCCAGTTGGGAGGAAGTGTTCGACGCGATGGCGAAGCTGCCCGAATAGGGACAGGAGGGCAGCGAGTCCCTACATCCGAAACCTTGGGTTCCCCTCAATGACACGAAACGAGCTTATGAACGAGAAGAAGAAAGTTTCCATCCTGGTGGGCATCTGTTCCGGCCAGGGGCTGGAGGAACGGCGCAATGCCGTGCGGGACTCCTGGCTCCGGCACCCGCAGGAGGGCGTGGAGTGCCTGTTCTTCATCGGCGGCGAAGCGGCGGAAGAGGAACGGGGCGATACCGTAGGGCTGGACGCCCCGGACACGTACAACGGGCTTCCGGCCAAGGTGCTGGCCTTCTTCCGCTACGGACTTGAGCACTACGACTTCGACTGGATTTTCAAGTGCGACGACGACACGTACCTGGACCTTTCCCGG
This is a stretch of genomic DNA from Akkermansia sp. N21116. It encodes these proteins:
- a CDS encoding CapA family protein, producing the protein MRRLFSLLAVAWIWGSYAAVPVIYLEQSHTGSFTFFTETTDRTRDYRLLLVDAHPDSNAATNSDAIRDGVLSISNLRQRARRLDQWRKEGRIQCYNWLEPLMPRPVASVYWMPAKELLQNQTPDELTQDAVAYLDGRLEIDPRECGSLSKRWKTISRWEELPNDQGLPWLASIDLDAFANAFHPEEALEECWKQVTGLYNLCAISICLSRPWHKDDATAWRLWEKAIRLSLQTHPAHVLLNGCPLPEKDTSRMATSFKKQGKSIPQLDWKQAPDSLWALLAAHRSRFSSARPDVTWENILESHKKTVPKVGLTDIQASLDGTWRMDAGQRHHLEAGDIYDLPVIPRRYRWYRLTPVASIANLKPEDSKGASFTGHAGNCILWKEQFVAETEDPFLDNDTWRRGITLGRSWWKVAILAGSQVWESLPATIAITEGEGFHSALSEQFGTPYMYGAGSIPYMGQWIAGTGLGNDCANMICYAWRRNGHRIPWSSPRELTRYMRLLGNLQTEDTRIPFTPEEQSTGLVVDAVNHSAALWQDKPPLGSLGQEDLVIHHLSGQPEILTLADFRKRYKRFSHSVWTLGDTEPGVSIALLGDVVAIGEDTLWDRLCHSLQNYNLVMANVEGSIACSREDVPQGRKYTFLSTPERQVALLKQAGVRVASLANNHSEDGGPQSLLQNIRYLNNAGIQTVGAGTTVKEALSPAIVRIGERTIAVWGAAHDEALNPPVSPTIHLARLPQDQAVLLESVLSWKNRTDMNIIMIHWGRENTDKYTPAQTECARRLAAAGFDIIAGSHPHILLSPETLGTTLVFPSLGNARMPNSGPTPAFNKRGWGFISTGNTNIRRELGIKNLKNLPSTEQRKKHSCKIDKESVDSRK
- a CDS encoding DUF4424 family protein translates to MLEKLFLGLLLAGLSLVPCALGNGGGYNSPEGGGGGNVLPFELEGVSQVAMEEEDLVIELWNTYADIHVKYKLRNTTNAPVTVRFGFPVETQANPDVQYISSISDSSKRPSDNPVLAYKASLNGKELPNELQLQSVPLEEDKTANLSMYGWIVSTMELQAHEQAELVIETKMKHIKESDYSVSENITVVPRNMVYRLSTAAVWNGPIKRGSITIRARSVDTDEVVFKSPVNRFKRSGHSWIWQFDNLKPGLKDDIIIQVLPEMGSHYQGDGFSNDWEQTTNSAYVFNRLGKWYKGMDIGSSKITVSSMANKAVKLNKTFNFLYKPNNSRTWISEPMTPEREESLTITLPEPARIGAISLYPGVLGPNNQGNGKPAEQNRNYDNIETMQVIVNGGTWQRPVRFESSEEPIDRWISLNDCPFKISSLKLVIKSVYHNPKGLKQTGISNLKLYRKLSQKPHLPPCR
- the ispG gene encoding (E)-4-hydroxy-3-methylbut-2-enyl-diphosphate synthase; translated protein: MQQSYCSSLYRYQRRTTREVMVGNVGIGGGNPIRIQSMLTSDTRDTEACVREALQLADAGCEIIRLTAQTKVFAANLEHISRELRRAGCSAPLVADIHFKPDAAMEAAKWVEKIRINPGNFIDKKKFEVRDYTDDEYEAELDRVRKEFTPLVQFCKEHGRAMRIGSNHGSLSDRILNRYGDTPEGMVESALEFARIARDLDYHQLVFSMKSSNVKVMIAAYRLLVRRLYEMGDDWNYPIHLGVTEAGGGEDGRIKSAVGIGSLLQDGIGDTLRVSLTEDAVCEVPVAFALAAPFQPSVKADSPELPVAEPPAPFDPYAYERRMAGLAMCYGVRLGWDNPVRVALPHEAFDVLSRERDALGEFIPELDLDRLEPVAVDPLDDEAVEQLTELPEPTVVTVKDGCPMDVADAFRLLAARIEGRHPILLKDTLSPDSSPGGELALLQAARAIGSLLSDGIGDAVLVQGEKDPHAALFLSYNILQASGSRLTKADYVSCPSCGRTLYNIQEATARIKAATGHLKGVKIAVMGCIVNGPGEMADADFGYVGGAPGKINLYVKKEPIRFNIPQEEAVDCLVDLIREHGRWVDPAS
- a CDS encoding SDR family oxidoreductase: MGNTDMVAPEQDDAPSLLISGGNGGLARCVRQFFGDRGWRVVAPSRMELDVRDCVGVEEFVASHGSFDCVICNAGITGDQLLMRQSETRWDEIMDVNLRGAAWCAASAARGMKRVRKPGSIVLVGSYTALHPGAGQALYAASKAALVGLMKSLAREWGGDGIRVNLVLPGFMETPMTERLPDHVFERARKKHVLGAFNTPSHAAEFLYFLHASMPLTSGQVFSLDSRIL